A single window of Plasmodium malariae genome assembly, chromosome: 8 DNA harbors:
- the PmUG01_08013200 gene encoding PIR protein yields MSGVLQESFIQSVPSNRYYRTNFESNVDYCSWFDEKREFSETRSKLNSYEKIRNVADKLMNALCHVAFTLEGKKCNEQCHNLYYWLGNKLLLNKLGENSFSVVIGILQDVSNIIREPGKCKCDFFKNINTKDFEKMKIVHDYCKDHEEIKNTLELNKKACDSKFNEYLVKATGEYEKIYECTQGNAESYCKELKKHVPSCFEKKLSHLNCEIKQVPAENLGTSHYNTTILDPEYVINVSAFSSSQIFLFFVLPFIGIFFIGFVLYKFTPIVLWIHTKVLKKKSIRRNLDEMDILELTEYTNEQRKSNLGRKQLNVAFMPHE; encoded by the exons ATGTCCGGTGTATTGCAG GAAAGTTTTATACAATCAGTACCATCGAACAGATATTATAGAACAAATTTTGAGTCAAATGTCGATTACTGCTCATGGTTTGATGAGAAGAGAGAATTTTCAGAAACAAGATCTAAATTAAATagttatgaaaaaattagaaatgtTGCAGATAAGCTTATGAATGCTTTATGTCATGTAGCTTTTACTTTAGAAGGCAAGAAATGTAATGAACAATGTCATAATTTGTACTATTGGTTaggaaataaattattattaaataaattaggGGAAAATTCATTTTCTGTAGTTATTGGAATACTACAGGATGTTTCAAATATTATTCGTGAACCTGGTAAATGCAAATgtgatttttttaaaaatattaatacgaaagattttgaaaaaatgaagattgTGCATGATTATTGTAAAGATCACGAGGAGATTAAAAATACTTTGGAACTAAATAAGAAAGCATGTGATAgtaaatttaatgaatatcTTGTTAAAGCTACTGgtgaatatgaaaaaatttatgaatgtACACAAGGAAATGCTGAATCATATTGTAAAGAACTTAAAAAGCATGTTCCTAGttgttttgaaaaaaagttATCTCATTTGAACTGTGAAATAAAGCAAGTGCCCGCAGAAAACCTAGGTACAAGTCATTATAACACTACTATTCTTGACCCAGAATATGTAATTAATGTATCTGCCTTTAGTTCATCTCAAATTTTTCTGTTCTTTGTTCTACCCTTTATTGGCATTTTCTTCATTGGCTTCGTACTATATAAA TTTACTCCAATTGTATTATGGATACATACTAAagtattaaagaaaaaatcaaTTAGACGTAATTTGGATGAAATGGATATACTGGAATTAACAGAATACACAAATGAACAAAGAAAATCAAATTTAGGTAGAAAACAACTAAATGTAGCATTCATGCCGCATGAATAA